The Coffea eugenioides isolate CCC68of chromosome 8, Ceug_1.0, whole genome shotgun sequence genome has a segment encoding these proteins:
- the LOC113779857 gene encoding pleiotropic drug resistance protein 1-like isoform X11 — MESSHAYRLSSLRSSNSNIWSNTAIEIFSKSTREEDDEEALKWASIERLPTYLRIRRGILTQEEGQTSEIDVKHLKPAERKYILNRVMNEEDDNEEFLLKLKERIARVGIEFPTIEVRFEHLNVEAQAYVGSRALPTIFNFTFNILEGFLSSLHILPNKKRPFPILHDVSGNLKPGRLTLLLGPPSSGKTTMLLALAGRLPSDLKVSGNVTYNGHEMKEFVPERASAYISQHDLHLGELTVRETLAFSARCQGVGSRHDMLVEISRREKEANIKPDSDLDTFLKALVLEGQETSVVTDYIIKILGLEFCADTMVGDEMIRGISGGQKKRVTTGEMMVGPARVFLMDEISTGLDSSTTFQIVNSIKHSIHILHGTAVISLLQPAPETFDLFDDIILLADGHIVYQGPREYVLEFFESMGFKCPERKGVADFLQEVTSNKDQEQYWAHRDEPYTYVSVKNFSEAFQSFHVGRNLGTELAVPFDKSKSHPAALTTEKFGVSKKELLKACISREFLLMKRNSFVYAFQLLKIFLMALITMTVFLRTKMHKETTNDGQIFMGALFFTTVMIMFNGFAELAFTILKLPVFYKQRDLLLFPAWAYALPTWILKIPFTLLESGVWVAMTYYVTGYDSNVGRFFRQYLVLIFIGQMASGLFRLMASLGRNMVIANTFGSFVLVAFLALGGYVLSHDKIKKWWIWGYWISPMTYAENAISVNEFLGNSWRHLSAGSGKPLGVSVLKARGIFVEGRWYWIGAAALFGYILLFNILYTLALTFLEPLEKAQAVLSEETLAERMASISEDEPERKPGMVLPFEPFAITFDDIRYAVDMPQEMKAQGLTEDRLELLKGVSGSFRPGVLTALMGVSGAGKTTLMDVLAGRKTGGYIEGTITISGYPKKQDTFARIAGYCEQNDIHSPHVTVYESLQYSAWLRLPAEADAATRKMFVEEVMELVELTSLKEALVGLPGVNGLSTEQRKRLTIAVELVANPSIIFMDEPTSGLDARAAAIVMRTVRNTVDTGRTVVCTIHQPSIDIFDAFDELVLLKRGGEEIFVGPLGRHCVDLIRYFEAVDGIDKIRDGYNPATWMLEVSSIAQETALGVNFPQIYKGSELYRRNKALIKELSTPAPGSKELYFRTRYSQPFFIQFMACLWKQHLSYWRNPHYTAVRLLFTTIIALMFGTIYWKLGSKRERLQDLLNAMGSMYSAVLFMGIQNATSVQPVVAIERTVFYRERAAGMYAALAYAFGQVVVELPYLLVQTVIYGVLVYAMIGFEWTAAKFFWYLFFMYFTLWYFTAYGMMTVAVTPNQNIAAIVSSSFYSIWNLFSGFIVPKPRIPVWWRWYYYISPVAWTLYGLVASQFGDIKEEMIDTNQTVKDFIRSYFGFKHDFLGFAALIIVAFATSFTFIFALSIKMFNFQKR, encoded by the exons atggagagttctcaTGCTTACAGACTTAGCAGTCTCCGGTCCAGTAATTCCAACATATGGAGCAACACTGCAATCGAAATCTTTTCAAAGTCTACTCGCGAAGAAGACGACGAAGAAGCATTAAAATGGGCTTCTATAGAGAGGCTTCCCACTTATCTTCGCATAAGAAGAGGTATCCTTACTCAAGAAGAAGGCCAGACAAGTGAGATTGATGTCAAACATCTAAAACCAGCTGAGAGGAAATACATTCTGAATCGAGTAATGAACGAAGAGGATGATAACGAGGAGTTCCTATTGAAGCTCAAGGAACGCATTGCAAG AGTTGGCATTGAGTTTCCCACAATTGAAGTCCGATTTGAGCATTTGAATGTTGAAGCACAGGCTTATGTTGGCAGTAGGGCATTGCCAACAATATTCAACTTCACCTTCAACATACTAGAG GGTTTCTTGAGCTCTCTTCATATTCTTCCAAATAAGAAAAGACCATTTCCAATTCTTCATGATGTCAGCGGAAATCTCAAGCCTGGAAG ACTAACGCTACTTTTAGGACCACCAAGTTCCGGTAAAACCACCATGCTGTTAGCATTGGCTGGAAGACTTCCTTCTGATCTTAAA GTTTCTGGGAATGTTACATACAATGGCCATGAGATGAAAGAATTTGTACCCGAAAGGGCATCAGCTTATATTAGTCAACATGATCTTCATTTGGGTGAACTTACAGTGAGAGAAACACTAGCTTTTTCAGCAAGATGTCAAGGCGTTGGATCTCGTCATG ATATGCTGGTGGAAATATCAAGGAGAGAGAAGGAAGCAAACATTAAGCCAGACTCTGATCTTGATACTTTTTTGAAG GCCCTGGTGCTTGAAGGACAGGAGACAAGTGTTGTAACAGATTACATAATCAAG ATTTTAGGACTGGAGTTCTGTGCTGATACCATGGTTGGGGATGAAATGATACGTGGGATTTCTGGAGGACAGAAAAAGCGGGTAACAACAG GGGAGATGATGGTTGGGCCAGCAAGAGTATTTCTTATGGATGAGATATCAACTGGTCTGGACAGTTCGACAACCTTTCAGATTGTTAATTCAATTAAGCACTCAATCCATATCCTTCATGGAACTGCTGTTATATCACTATTGCAACCGGCACCAGAAACTTTTGATCTATTCGATGACATAATTCTTCTTGCTGATGGTCATATTGTGTATCAAGGTCCACGAGAATATGTGTTGGAATTCTTTGAATCCATGGGTTTCAAATGTCCCGAAAGAAAAGGAGTTGCTGACTTCTTACAAGAA GTGACATCAAATAAAGATCAAGAGCAGTACTGGGCACATAGAGATGAACCTTATACTTATGTTTCTGTCAAGAATTTTTCTGAagcatttcaatcatttcatGTTGGAAGGAATCTAGGAACTGAGCTTGCTGTTCCTTTTGACAAATCCAAGAGTCATCCTGCTGCATTAACCACAGAGAAGTTTGGCGTTAGCAAAAAGGAACTTCTGAAAGCTTGCATATCGAGAGAATTTCTTCTTATGAAAAGGAACTCATTTGTCTATGCATTTCAATTGCTAAAA ATATTCTTGATGGCTCTGATAACAATGACAGTGTTTCTGCGAACTAAGATGCACAAGGAAACTACAAATGATGGTCAGATTTTCATGGGGGCTCTGTTTTTTACAACAGTCATGATCATGTTCAATGGATTCGCAGAGCTTGCTTTTACGATTTTGAAGCTTCCTGTCTTTTACAAACAACGCGACCTTCTTCTCTTCCCTGCATGGGCATATGCGCTGCCTACATGGATACTGAAGATCCCATTCACGCTGTTAGAGAGTGGAGTTTGGGTTGCTATGACATACTATGTAACTGGATATGATTCAAATGTTGGAAG GTTTTTCAGACAGTACCTTGTGCTCATATTTATTGGCCAGATGGCGTCAGGGCTATTTCGCCTTATGGCGTCATTGGGAAGGAATATGGTCATTGCAAACACATTTGGATCATTTGTATTGGTCGCATTTCTAGCATTGGGGGGATATGTTTTGTCTCATG ataaaattaaaaaatggtgGATTTGGGGATACTGGATTTCCCCTATGACGTATGCAGAGAATGCTATTTCTGTTAACGAGTTCCTGGGGAATAGTTGGAGACAT TTGTCTGCTGGATCAGGAAAACCCTTAGGAGTTTCAGTTTTGAAGGCTCGAGGCATTTTTGTGGAGGGCCGCTGGTACTGGATTGGAGCTGCTGCTCTGTTTGGATATATACTTCTGTTCAATATCTTGTATACTTTGGCTTTAACTTTCCTGGAAC CACTTGAGAAGGCCCAGGCAGTTTTATCTGAAGAAACTTTGGCAGAGAGGA TGGCCAGCATTAGTGAAGATGAGCCAGAACGAAAACCAGGGATGGTCCTACCATTTGAGCCTTTTGCAATCACTTTTGACGACATAAGATATGCGGTAGACATGCCACAG GAAATGAAAGCGCAAGGACTTACTGAGGACAGACTTGAACTTTTAAAAGGTGTGAGTGGCTCTTTTAGGCCAGGGGTCTTGACAGCTCTGATGGGCGTTAGCGGGGCTGGTAAGACAACTCTGATGGATGTCTTGGCTGGTAGAAAAACAGGTGGTTATATTGAAGGAACAATCACCATATCAGGGTACCCAAAGAAGCAAGACACTTTTGCCCGTATAGCAGGATACTGTGAACAAAATGATATTCATTCACCTCATGTAACCGTATACGAGTCTTTGCAGTATTCTGCTTGGCTTCGGCTGCCCGCTGAAGCGGATGCTGCAACCAGAAAG ATGTTCGTTGAAGAAGTTATGGAACTTGTCGAGCTTACCTCATTGAAAGAGGCACTTGTTGGATTGCCTGGAGTGAATGGACTTTCAACTGAGCAGCGCAAGAGGCTGACAATTGCAGTTGAGCTTGTAGCTAATCCCTCAATTATATTCATGGATGAACCGACCTCTGGACTTGATGCCAGGGCTGCTGCCATAGTTATGAGAACAGTGAGAAACACAGTGGATACAGGTCGAACAGTAGTCTGCACCATCCATCAACCAAGCATTGATATATTTGATGCTTTTGATGAG CTGGTTCTTTTAAAACGTGGAGGCGAAGAGATATTTGTTGGTCCCTTGGGCCGCCATTGTGTAGATCTCATACGGTACTTTGAG GCCGTTGATGGAATAGACAAAATTAGAGATGGTTACAATCCTGCAACTTGGATGCTGGAAGTGTCTTCAATTGCACAAGAAACAGCTCTTGGAGTTAATTTCCCACAAATATATAAAGGCTCAGAACTTTATAG GAGAAACAAAGCACTAATCAAAGAACTAAGCACACCTGCTCCAGGCTCCAAAGAGTTGTACTTTCGCACTCGTTACTCTCAGCCATTCTTCATCCAGTTCATGGCTTGCTTATGGAAACAGCACTTGTCCTATTGGCGAAACCCACATTATACTGCAGTAAGACTGTTGTTTACAACAATTATAGCTTTGATGTTTGGAACAATATACTGGAAGCTCGGCTCCAAAAG GGAAAGGCTCCAGGATCTACTTAACGCCATGGGTTCTATGTATTCTGCTGTTTTATTTATGGGTATACAAAATGCAACGTCAGTTCAGCCTGTTGTTGCCATAGAGAGGACAGTATTCTACAGGGAAAGAGCAGCCGGAATGTATGCAGCTTTAGCATATGCTTTTGGACAG GTTGTTGTCGAGCTTCCTTACCTTCTGGTTCAGACAGTCATCTATGGAGTCCTAGTATATGCAATGATCGGATTCGAATGGACTGCTGCCAAGTTCTTTTGGTACTTATTCTTCATGTATTTTACCTTGTGGTACTTCACAGCTTATGGGATGATGACAGTGGCAGTTACACCAAACCAAAACATTGCTGCCATAGTTTCATCCTCATTTTACTCAATATGGAACCTTTTTTCAGGATTCATTGTTCCAAAGCCG AGAATTCCAGTTTGGTGGAGGTGGTATTATTACATCTCCCCTGTTGCTTGGACATTGTATGGTTTAGTTGCTTCACAGTTTGGAGACATAAAGGAAGAGATGATTGACACAAATCAAACAGTCAAAGACTTCATAAGAAGTTATTTTGGATTTAAGCATGATTTCCTGGGATTTGCGGCCCTCATAATAGTTGCATTTGCAACCAGTTTCACCTTCATCTTTGCCTTGTCAATCAAGATGTTTAACTTCCAGAAAAGATAA
- the LOC113779857 gene encoding pleiotropic drug resistance protein 1-like isoform X12: MESSHAYRLSSLRSSNSNIWSNTAIEIFSKSTREEDDEEALKWASIERLPTYLRIRRGILTQEEGQTSEIDVKHLKPAERKYILNRVMNEEDDNEEFLLKLKERIARVGIEFPTIEVRFEHLNVEAQAYVGSRALPTIFNFTFNILEGFLSSLHILPNKKRPFPILHDVSGNLKPGRLTLLLGPPSSGKTTMLLALAGRLPSDLKVSGNVTYNGHEMKEFVPERASAYISQHDLHLGELTVRETLAFSARCQGVGSRHDMLVEISRREKEANIKPDSDLDTFLKALVLEGQETSVVTDYIIKILGLEFCADTMVGDEMIRGISGGQKKRVTTGEMMVGPARVFLMDEISTGLDSSTTFQIVNSIKHSIHILHGTAVISLLQPAPETFDLFDDIILLADGHIVYQGPREYVLEFFESMGFKCPERKGVADFLQEVTSNKDQEQYWAHRDEPYTYVSVKNFSEAFQSFHVGRNLGTELAVPFDKSKSHPAALTTEKFGVSKKELLKACISREFLLMKRNSFVYAFQLLKIFLMALITMTVFLRTKMHKETTNDGQIFMGALFFTTVMIMFNGFAELAFTILKLPVFYKQRDLLLFPAWAYALPTWILKIPFTLLESGVWVAMTYYVTGYDSNVGRFFRQYLVLIFIGQMASGLFRLMASLGRNMVIANTFGSFVLVAFLALGGYVLSHDKIKKWWIWGYWISPMTYAENAISVNEFLGNSWRHLSAGSGKPLGVSVLKARGIFVEGRWYWIGAAALFGYILLFNILYTLALTFLEPLEKAQAVLSEETLAERSSIKTDEPERKPGMVLPFEPFAITFDDIRYAVDMPQEMKAQGLTEDRLELLKGVSGSFRPGVLTALMGVSGAGKTTLMDVLAGRKTGGYIEGTITISGYPKKQDTFARIAGYCEQNDIHSPHVTVYESLQYSAWLRLPAEADAATRKMFVEEVMELVELTSLKEALVGLPGVNGLSTEQRKRLTIAVELVANPSIIFMDEPTSGLDARAAAIVMRTVRNTVDTGRTVVCTIHQPSIDIFDAFDELVLLKRGGEEIFVGPLGRHCVDLIRYFEAVDGIDKIRDGYNPATWMLEVSSIAQETALGVNFPQIYKGSELYRRNKALIKELSTPAPGSKELYFRTRYSQPFFIQFMACLWKQHLSYWRNPHYTAVRLLFTTIIALMFGTIYWKLGSKRERLQDLLNAMGSMYSAVLFMGIQNATSVQPVVAIERTVFYRERAAGMYAALAYAFGQVVVELPYLLVQTVIYGVLVYAMIGFEWTAAKFFWYLFFMYFTLWYFTAYGMMTVAVTPNQNIAAIVSSSFYSIWNLFSGFIVPKPRIPVWWRWYYYISPVAWTLYGLVASQFGDIKEEMIDTNQTVKDFIRSYFGFKHDFLGFAALIIVAFATSFTFIFALSIKMFNFQKR, translated from the exons atggagagttctcaTGCTTACAGACTTAGCAGTCTCCGGTCCAGTAATTCCAACATATGGAGCAACACTGCAATCGAAATCTTTTCAAAGTCTACTCGCGAAGAAGACGACGAAGAAGCATTAAAATGGGCTTCTATAGAGAGGCTTCCCACTTATCTTCGCATAAGAAGAGGTATCCTTACTCAAGAAGAAGGCCAGACAAGTGAGATTGATGTCAAACATCTAAAACCAGCTGAGAGGAAATACATTCTGAATCGAGTAATGAACGAAGAGGATGATAACGAGGAGTTCCTATTGAAGCTCAAGGAACGCATTGCAAG AGTTGGCATTGAGTTTCCCACAATTGAAGTCCGATTTGAGCATTTGAATGTTGAAGCACAGGCTTATGTTGGCAGTAGGGCATTGCCAACAATATTCAACTTCACCTTCAACATACTAGAG GGTTTCTTGAGCTCTCTTCATATTCTTCCAAATAAGAAAAGACCATTTCCAATTCTTCATGATGTCAGCGGAAATCTCAAGCCTGGAAG ACTAACGCTACTTTTAGGACCACCAAGTTCCGGTAAAACCACCATGCTGTTAGCATTGGCTGGAAGACTTCCTTCTGATCTTAAA GTTTCTGGGAATGTTACATACAATGGCCATGAGATGAAAGAATTTGTACCCGAAAGGGCATCAGCTTATATTAGTCAACATGATCTTCATTTGGGTGAACTTACAGTGAGAGAAACACTAGCTTTTTCAGCAAGATGTCAAGGCGTTGGATCTCGTCATG ATATGCTGGTGGAAATATCAAGGAGAGAGAAGGAAGCAAACATTAAGCCAGACTCTGATCTTGATACTTTTTTGAAG GCCCTGGTGCTTGAAGGACAGGAGACAAGTGTTGTAACAGATTACATAATCAAG ATTTTAGGACTGGAGTTCTGTGCTGATACCATGGTTGGGGATGAAATGATACGTGGGATTTCTGGAGGACAGAAAAAGCGGGTAACAACAG GGGAGATGATGGTTGGGCCAGCAAGAGTATTTCTTATGGATGAGATATCAACTGGTCTGGACAGTTCGACAACCTTTCAGATTGTTAATTCAATTAAGCACTCAATCCATATCCTTCATGGAACTGCTGTTATATCACTATTGCAACCGGCACCAGAAACTTTTGATCTATTCGATGACATAATTCTTCTTGCTGATGGTCATATTGTGTATCAAGGTCCACGAGAATATGTGTTGGAATTCTTTGAATCCATGGGTTTCAAATGTCCCGAAAGAAAAGGAGTTGCTGACTTCTTACAAGAA GTGACATCAAATAAAGATCAAGAGCAGTACTGGGCACATAGAGATGAACCTTATACTTATGTTTCTGTCAAGAATTTTTCTGAagcatttcaatcatttcatGTTGGAAGGAATCTAGGAACTGAGCTTGCTGTTCCTTTTGACAAATCCAAGAGTCATCCTGCTGCATTAACCACAGAGAAGTTTGGCGTTAGCAAAAAGGAACTTCTGAAAGCTTGCATATCGAGAGAATTTCTTCTTATGAAAAGGAACTCATTTGTCTATGCATTTCAATTGCTAAAA ATATTCTTGATGGCTCTGATAACAATGACAGTGTTTCTGCGAACTAAGATGCACAAGGAAACTACAAATGATGGTCAGATTTTCATGGGGGCTCTGTTTTTTACAACAGTCATGATCATGTTCAATGGATTCGCAGAGCTTGCTTTTACGATTTTGAAGCTTCCTGTCTTTTACAAACAACGCGACCTTCTTCTCTTCCCTGCATGGGCATATGCGCTGCCTACATGGATACTGAAGATCCCATTCACGCTGTTAGAGAGTGGAGTTTGGGTTGCTATGACATACTATGTAACTGGATATGATTCAAATGTTGGAAG GTTTTTCAGACAGTACCTTGTGCTCATATTTATTGGCCAGATGGCGTCAGGGCTATTTCGCCTTATGGCGTCATTGGGAAGGAATATGGTCATTGCAAACACATTTGGATCATTTGTATTGGTCGCATTTCTAGCATTGGGGGGATATGTTTTGTCTCATG ataaaattaaaaaatggtgGATTTGGGGATACTGGATTTCCCCTATGACGTATGCAGAGAATGCTATTTCTGTTAACGAGTTCCTGGGGAATAGTTGGAGACAT TTGTCTGCTGGATCAGGAAAACCCTTAGGAGTTTCAGTTTTGAAGGCTCGAGGCATTTTTGTGGAGGGCCGCTGGTACTGGATTGGAGCTGCTGCTCTGTTTGGATATATACTTCTGTTCAATATCTTGTATACTTTGGCTTTAACTTTCCTGGAAC CACTTGAGAAGGCCCAGGCAGTTTTATCTGAAGAAACTTTGGCAGAGAGGAGCTCGATCAAGACAG ATGAGCCAGAACGAAAACCAGGGATGGTCCTACCATTTGAGCCTTTTGCAATCACTTTTGACGACATAAGATATGCGGTAGACATGCCACAG GAAATGAAAGCGCAAGGACTTACTGAGGACAGACTTGAACTTTTAAAAGGTGTGAGTGGCTCTTTTAGGCCAGGGGTCTTGACAGCTCTGATGGGCGTTAGCGGGGCTGGTAAGACAACTCTGATGGATGTCTTGGCTGGTAGAAAAACAGGTGGTTATATTGAAGGAACAATCACCATATCAGGGTACCCAAAGAAGCAAGACACTTTTGCCCGTATAGCAGGATACTGTGAACAAAATGATATTCATTCACCTCATGTAACCGTATACGAGTCTTTGCAGTATTCTGCTTGGCTTCGGCTGCCCGCTGAAGCGGATGCTGCAACCAGAAAG ATGTTCGTTGAAGAAGTTATGGAACTTGTCGAGCTTACCTCATTGAAAGAGGCACTTGTTGGATTGCCTGGAGTGAATGGACTTTCAACTGAGCAGCGCAAGAGGCTGACAATTGCAGTTGAGCTTGTAGCTAATCCCTCAATTATATTCATGGATGAACCGACCTCTGGACTTGATGCCAGGGCTGCTGCCATAGTTATGAGAACAGTGAGAAACACAGTGGATACAGGTCGAACAGTAGTCTGCACCATCCATCAACCAAGCATTGATATATTTGATGCTTTTGATGAG CTGGTTCTTTTAAAACGTGGAGGCGAAGAGATATTTGTTGGTCCCTTGGGCCGCCATTGTGTAGATCTCATACGGTACTTTGAG GCCGTTGATGGAATAGACAAAATTAGAGATGGTTACAATCCTGCAACTTGGATGCTGGAAGTGTCTTCAATTGCACAAGAAACAGCTCTTGGAGTTAATTTCCCACAAATATATAAAGGCTCAGAACTTTATAG GAGAAACAAAGCACTAATCAAAGAACTAAGCACACCTGCTCCAGGCTCCAAAGAGTTGTACTTTCGCACTCGTTACTCTCAGCCATTCTTCATCCAGTTCATGGCTTGCTTATGGAAACAGCACTTGTCCTATTGGCGAAACCCACATTATACTGCAGTAAGACTGTTGTTTACAACAATTATAGCTTTGATGTTTGGAACAATATACTGGAAGCTCGGCTCCAAAAG GGAAAGGCTCCAGGATCTACTTAACGCCATGGGTTCTATGTATTCTGCTGTTTTATTTATGGGTATACAAAATGCAACGTCAGTTCAGCCTGTTGTTGCCATAGAGAGGACAGTATTCTACAGGGAAAGAGCAGCCGGAATGTATGCAGCTTTAGCATATGCTTTTGGACAG GTTGTTGTCGAGCTTCCTTACCTTCTGGTTCAGACAGTCATCTATGGAGTCCTAGTATATGCAATGATCGGATTCGAATGGACTGCTGCCAAGTTCTTTTGGTACTTATTCTTCATGTATTTTACCTTGTGGTACTTCACAGCTTATGGGATGATGACAGTGGCAGTTACACCAAACCAAAACATTGCTGCCATAGTTTCATCCTCATTTTACTCAATATGGAACCTTTTTTCAGGATTCATTGTTCCAAAGCCG AGAATTCCAGTTTGGTGGAGGTGGTATTATTACATCTCCCCTGTTGCTTGGACATTGTATGGTTTAGTTGCTTCACAGTTTGGAGACATAAAGGAAGAGATGATTGACACAAATCAAACAGTCAAAGACTTCATAAGAAGTTATTTTGGATTTAAGCATGATTTCCTGGGATTTGCGGCCCTCATAATAGTTGCATTTGCAACCAGTTTCACCTTCATCTTTGCCTTGTCAATCAAGATGTTTAACTTCCAGAAAAGATAA